Below is a window of Fibrobacter succinogenes DNA.
TGCGTTCCGGGAAAGTGGTCGGGATAATGTGGTCGACCGTGGCAAAAGTGCGTTCCGGGAACAGCACCTTCTGGCCTTCTTCGCGGAGCTGGGCGAAGGCCTGCGGACTCGTCACTTCGTGGCAGAGGTGAAGCCCGATAAAGAGCTGGCACTGGCCGCTCGGGAGCTTAGCTACCGTGTGGCTTTCGAAAATTTTCTGATAGAGTGATTTTCCCATAGATTTGTCTCTTTTAGGTTTAATTTGCGGCACAAATATAGAAAATGTAGGGGCTAGTTACTAGTCTTTAGTCGTTAGTTATTGGTTTTTAGTCACTGTTATTATAGAGACGGCAATTAAATAATTTACATGTCAATTATTTAACCGCCGAAGCAATGCAATAGTTGGTTCTTCCTACTGTCTACTTCCTACTGTCTACTAAAAACAAAAAAGCGCAGCTTGTAGCCGCGCTCTCGTCAAAATCAAGTCTTTAGATTAGAACTGTTCAATCTGGGTGTTGAACTTGTATTTGTCCTTGTAATAGGCGAGCATTTCGTCGCTGTTGGAGAATGCGCGGCGCAGCGGATCGCGGAGGGCCGGTTCTCTCTTGACCTTCTTGTTGATTTCAGGAACTACGTCCTTGAAGAAAAGTTCGTTGCTAGCCATGGCAACATGATTCTGGTTGAAGTCCATGTGATAACGGCGTTCGACCATCTGGAACAAGTCAGACTGGCAGGAATTTTCGGGCGGCATGTGGCTTGCGACAGGCATATAGCACTGCTTGATGTAGTCTTGCTTCATGCTAACGATGAGGCTGTCAATGGCGGGAATGTTGTGTACCGAGTCTTGATGATAAGCAAGTTCGGCCTTTGGGGTTACGACTCCAGAGCATGCTGAGAAGAATGCTGCGGCGAGTGCGAGGGAAGCCCAAATGATTGAATGTTTCATGTCCTAATCCTTTTGTTTGACATTTCTTTTTTTTACTACATCAATCCCGTGAATCCAAAGTTACTTAATTGTGGGTTGATTTGCGATGGTAGTAGTGTAAATTTGCAGTTACAAAAGACCTTTTTTGGGCTTTTTTCGGGTAAAATGTGATATACAACACCGATTTTAGTAAAAAATTTTTATTTCGAGGTTGGCTTGAATTTATAAAACCATTTGATGGGGTCGATGACGTCGTAACGGACGTTGCCGATGCGTTTTTGCCCTTTTTTGCTCACGAGTCCTGTAACGATGTGGGCGTGCGGGCCTGTGGTGTGTCCTGTGGTGCCAACGGTTGCAATCGGGTCGCCGGGCATCACTTCTTGACCGTTGAGATAAAGTAATTTATCGCAGTGCATGAACAAAATAACATCTTCTTTACGAACAAGTGCTATGATGACACCGCCGCGTTCATCGCGGCTGGTCCAGGCCTTGGCGCCGAACGGTGCTAGAATGCGGGCGCCTTGACGGCTTGCAACGTCGATGCCGTTGTGTTTACGTTGTGTGGGTGTTGCTTTTTCATGATAAAATTCCGTGATGTAGGCGATGCTGTCCGAAATCACAGATGTCCAGTATTTCCATGCGGCGCCAATTGTATCTGCAGAGGCTGGGCGCTTGATCTCGTCCGGACGCGAGAAGCGGATTGTTGTCCCTTTGGGTGGAATGTTGAGGTTCCCTTTTTCCCATGAGGTCACGCCAAAACCGTTATCTTCGAGCGTCTTGGCGACGTAATTCTTGATCATCTTCTCGTTGGTGATGATTGCGTCAAAACGTCCGATGGCGTAACGTGCAATGCGTTGCATGGTTTCAACGCCGTCGAATGTGTATTCGAAGGAGGGCGCAACGGAGAGCTGGTTTCGTTCCTGGATGCGGTCGCGGATGTTGGAATCGCTCCTGTCGATGTCTGTGACGAAGAGAAATGGCGCAACAATGACGAAAAGGAGCAGTAACGGGAAGAAATTGCGGATAATTCTCGGGAATCCGTCCAGAGGGTTCTTGGTGAGGATTGAGACTTTGTGGATTTTTTTCGCGATTCGGGCGAATTCTTCCGGCTGTTCCTTAAAACTTAATTTTGAAACGTTTACACTACGGCGAACGGCTTTGCGTGCCTTTGGGTAGCTGCGGCGGATTGGGCGTTCTTTCGAAAGCCACAACAGTTCGATTTTCTGAGCTTCTTTTACGTCTTCGATGAATGCGGCAGCCGTTCTTGCGGACATCCCGGTGACATTCACGATTAAAAGACGAGCCATCGAAATTAGATTTCCGACATTTTCGACTTGTTCAAGCGAAATGATGCCGATGACTTGCGGGGCAATCTTTTCGAGGCGCTTGATGTTGTGGTAAAGCGTTCGGTATTCTGCATCCGTTGTCGGGATAGCTTTGGGGCCCGCAAACGTGACGCTTTCACCGGCGGTATAAATCTGGTCTATATCGTCGGTGGTGAGGTTTCTTTGCGAAAGGTCGATTGCCTGGAAGGGGGCGTTGCCTGTTAATGGGCGTTTCCCCGAAAAGTCAATTACAACAAAACGCGCACCGGCGTTAAGTGCCAGTGCGAATTTGTGCAAGGCTTCTGTGGGTAAAACGTCTTCGTCAGAGATGGCGAAAAGCGTGAACCCGCCTTGGTTGTAAAGGTTTTCTAGGACCTTTCTCTGCATGCCTTACTTGGCGGCACCGCGCGGGTAGGAGTAGCCAGAAGGAGGAGCGGCGACGAACTTGTCAACCTGGAGGTAAAGTTCTTCAGCGGATGCGGCCGGGTTGAAGAAAATTTCCTGATTGCGGTTCTGGCTGCGGCCCTTGATGGGTTCGTTGCGGCGGCCACGGCTAACAATGCCGAGCGGGAGCACTTCCAAGAGCGGCAAAAGGCCGAAGTAGCGGAAAAGGCTGAAGTTCTTCTGCCATGTGGTGCGTTCTGCCAAAATTGCAAAGGTCCCTTCAATGATGGACTTGCTCTGGAGAAGGTCTTCAGAAGTCATCGTCACGAGTTCGTGATTGGTGGGGAAGTTGTTCTGGAAGTTTACCATGTCGCCTTTGAGATAGTTGGCGTCACAAAGGAATACGAATTTCATTGTTTTTCCTGGTTAGATTTGGTTTATTTTTAAATAATAGTTTTTTTTGTCGAATTTTGCCATAATTTGAGGGGTGTTTGCTGGCTATGAATTCCCCAAAATCGGCTCTTTTACAAAAATTTTACATTCAACAGTGGCACTTTTGGGTGTTTAAAGTGTTTATACCTTTATTTCCAAGCTTCAATTGCGTTTATTGGGCGAAAAGAGAGAGCCTTAGCTTTGTGTTAAGTGCATTTCGTAAGTCGTTGATTTTTCGTAAGTTATGCAAATTGGGAAAATTTGCTGGACAAATGTGTCGTTTTTTGTTATGAAAAAACATTAATGGCGATTGAGAAAATATTTATGAAATGCGTTATATTTATAGACGTTTTTAAGGACGTTTTGAAAAATTTCATTGGGAAATTTTGATTGCGTGTATGGTATCGGAGATTGAAAATGAATAAGTTGAAGATGTCTATGGCGACCTTGCTTGCTTCGGCGAGCGTGATAGCAACATCATCGTTTGCACAAAATCCAGCACCTGCGGCACCTGCTCCACAGCCGGCTCCAGCCCCAGCTGCGCCTGTGAATGAGCCTGCTCCCGAACCCGCACCGGCGGTTGCAAATGAAGCTCCTCAGATTGGTGGAATTCCTGGCGAATCTATTTTGGAAGGTGGTGTTTTTTCGAAGATTAAACTCGACAATTTTGTAACGGACGATATGGATCAGCCTTCGCAGATTCGTTGGAAGGCGAGTGGCAATAAGAACCTCAGGGTGACGATTACTCCGGACCATACGGTTGAAATTGTAACGCCAAATCCTCTTTGGAACGGCTCTGAAGATATCACTTTTACAGCAACAGACTCTAGGGGCGCTTCGGCTTCTGAAACGGTGAACTTTACGGTTGAATCTGTGAATAATCCGCCGGTGGTGTCGCAAATCCCGAGCCAGGTTATTGAAGAAGGCAAGCTGTTTGCAAAGGTTCGCTTGGACGATTTTGTAAATGACCCGGACCACAAAAAAGACCAGATTACGTGGGATACCGAAATTGTTCCGGCTGGCGGTCCTCAGGCTGATGGTGATTTGTCTGTAACGATTGACGGAAACCGCGTGGCAACGATTGTGGTTCCCGATAAGCACTGGTATGGCGCCGCTCGAATCAAGTTCATCGCCAATGACCCGGATTACGGTAGCGATAACAAGACGGCTGCCTTTACGGTCTCGCCGATTAACGATCCTCCGGTATTTACAAAGAAGATCCCTGACCAGATTATCGACGAAAAGAATCAGTTCGACATGATTTCGCTTGTAGATTATGTCAATGACCCCGATGATGACGTCATGAAACTCAAGTGGGCCGTGTCGGGCAACAAGGATTTGAAGATTGAACTCGACAAGTACGGTTCTGCGATTGTGACCATTCCGAACGAGTATTGGAACGGTCAGGAACGCGTAACGTTTATCGTGACCGACGCAGCGGGCGCTTCTGCAAAGCAGGATGTTTTGTTCAAGGTCAATTCTCAGAATGATGCTCCTGAATTTATCCAAAATATCCCGGACCAGACGATTGATGAAAAGCAAGAATTTGCTCCGATTCAGTTGGGCCAGTATGTCAAGGATCCGGACCACCGCATCGAAATGCTCAAGTGGGCTGTTTCTGGTGCAAAGGACCTGAAGGTTTCTGTTTCTGGCGGTGTTGCGACAATTCGCATTCCGAACAAAATGTGGAATGGCTCAGAATCCATCAAGTTCAAGGCTACGGACCCGGAAGGCGCTTCTGCTGAAAGCGAAGCCATGTTTACGGTCAATTCTGTCAATGACTTGCCGAAGTTCATTCGTCCGATTCCGAACCAGAACATCAACGAAAAGCAACAGTTCACCAAGATCAAGCTTGATGACTTTGTCAAGGATGAAGACCACAAGAATTCTGAACTTTCTTGGGATGTCGAAGTCAAGCACCAGGGCCAAATGCCGGAAACGGGAACGCTCAATGTCTCTATCGACGAACAGCATGTGGCAACGGTTGAAATCCCGGACCCGAGCTGGTTTGGCAATACGATTGCAACGTTCACTGTGATGGACCCGGAAGGCGGTTCTGCTAAGCAGGATGTCGCTTTGAACGTTCGCTCTGTGAACGACCCACCGATTTTCAAGAAAATTGCTGACCAGACGATTGACGAAAAGAATGAATTTTCTTCGTTTATCTTGGACGATTACTTGAGCGATGCCGACCACGACTTCTCCAAGCTCAAAGTTGAAGTGACTGGCAATCGCGATCTCAAGGTCAATATCGACAACAGGTCCCACGAAGTTTCCGTGAAGATTCCGCACGAACAGTGGAATGGTTCTGAAACTTTGACCTTTACGGCAACAGACCCGGAAGGCGCTCGTGCAACGACGAATGCGAAGTTCACGGTAAAGGCTATTAACGATCCTCCGGTCATGAGGGATATCCGCGAACAGACCATCAAGGAAAAAGGCGAATTCCAGCCGGTTGAACTGGATAACTATGTTGAAGATCCGGATCATGCCAAGAATCGCCTCAAGTGGACGATTACAGGCAACAAGGAACTCAAGGTTGCTGTAGATGGTGGCCATAATGCCCGTATCACTCCGCCGTCTGCACAGTGGCATGGTGCCGAAGCTATTACGTTCAAGGTTTGTGACCCGGACAATGCTTGCGACGAACGCACGGTCAACTTTACGGTTGAATCTGTGAACGATTTGCCGGTGTTTGTAAGACAAGTTATGCCGCAGTCCATTCGCGAAAAGGGCCAGTTCCAGCCGATCAAGCTTGGCGACATGGTAAAGGATATGGATAACAAGCTCTCTGAACTTACGTTTGCCGTTTCTTCGAAGCCGGCCGCGGGTTCCAAGAAAAGAGAATCTGAGCTGAAGGTCAATATCGATGCGAACAAGGTGGCAACGATTGTCATCCCGAACAAGTACTGGAATGGCGCCGAAGAAATCACGTTCACCGTAACGGACCCGGAAGGCGCTAAGGCTACTTCGTCGGCTCTCTTTACAGTAGAATCTGTGAACGACCTTCCGGAAATCAAGCAGGTTGCAGACCAGACTATTCAAGAAAAGGGTGAATTCAAGCCGTTCAATGTTTCTGAACTCATTTCGGACCCGGATGACCGCTTTGAAGATTTGAAGGTGGACTTCACTGGCAATAAGGACCTCAAGGTTGAAATGTCCAAGACGGGCATGGTGACGGTGAAGACGCCGAACAAGATGTGGAACGGTGCTGAAAAGATTACGTTCACGGTGACAGATGCTGCTGGCGCCAAGGCTCGTACGACGGCAACATTCACGGTTGTTTCTGTGAACGATCCGCCAATCATGAAGGAAATTGCAAGCCAGACTGTTAAGGAAAAAGAATCGTTCAAGCCGATTGAACTTGACAATTTTGTTGAAGACCTTGACCATGCCAAGAATCGCCTTAAGTGGAAGTTCGAAGGCAACAAGGATCTCCGCATTTCTATGGACCCGACGCACAAGGTGACGGTTACTCCGCCGAACGTGAGCTGGAATGGTTCCGAAAAGATTCGCTTTACCGTAACGGACCCGGATGGCGCCTCGGATAGCAAGGAAGTGACATTTACCGTTCTTTCTGTGAACGATGCTCCTGAATTTGTACGCGATTTGCGCGACCAGTCCATTGACGAAAAGAAACAGTTCCAGCCGATTAAGCTTGCGGACTTTGTCAAGGACCCGGACCACAAGATTAGCGAACTCAAGTGGACATTCAAGGTTAGCCCGATTAGCCAGGGCTCTAAGAAAAAGGGCAAAGACGATGGTGAAGAAACTTCGGGCCTTCGCGTAACTGTCGATGCCGCTGGCGTTGCTACGGTGAACATCCCGAACAAGTACTGGCACGGTGCTGCAAACATCACGTTTACGGCTACGGACCCGGAAGGTGCTTCTGCAAGCAAGACTGCTCGCTTTGAAGTGCGCTCCGTGAACGATGCTCCGGTGATTGCTGCAACAGCACCGACTGGCGAAACGATTCTCGAAGGTGGCCGTTTCAAGACGATTGATCTTTCGACTCTCGCTGATGACCCGGACCACCCGGCCTCTTCGCTCAAGTGGGAAGTTTCTGGCAATAGAGACCTCAAGGTGGACATCCGCAAGGATAACACTGTGATTATTTCTGTTCCGGATAAGCAGTGGAGCGGCAAGGAAAACATGACGTTCTCCGTGACGGACCCAGAAGGCGCTTATGCCCGCCACAAGATGCTCTTTGAAGTCACTCGCGTGAACGATCCTCCTGCATTTGTAAAGCGCATTCCTGACCAGAAGATCAAGGAAAAGGAAACGTTCAAGCAGATTAAGCTCGATGAATTTGTGAAGGACCCGGATAACAAGCCGAATGAACTTCGCTGGAAGATTACGGGTGCAAAGCAACTCAAGGCCGAAATTTCTCCGAGCCGCGTTCTTACCGTTACTGCTCCCAATAAGGATTTCTGGTGTGCTCCTGAAATGATGATTCTCGAAGTGAGCGACCCGGATGGTGCAAAGACTTCGCAGTCCATCACGTTCGAAATTACTTCTGTGAACGATCCTCCGGTTTTGAGAGATATTCCGCCGCAGAGAATCCGCGAAAAGGGCCAGTTCAAGGATATTGACTTGAGCAAGCTTGTCCGCGACCCGGATAATGCCTTGGATCAGCTTTCTTGGTCTGTCAAGGTCAACAAACCAGAATCTGAAGCCAAGAAGAGCAAGAAGGGCAAAAAAGGCAAGAAGGATGATGACGATGAAGACGAACCTGTTGTAAAGGATCCGTTTAGCGTTGTTATTTACAAGGGTGGTCTCGCTCATATTGAAATTGCCGATAAGTACTGGCATGGCGAACGCAATGTTATGTTCACCGTGAAGGACCCGGATGGTGCAACGGATTCCAAGACTGTTAATTTTGTTGTGGAATCTGTGAACGATGCTCCGGCAATTAGACCGATTCTTGCTCAGACAATCAAGGAAAAGGAACAGTTTGAACCGATCGACTTGACGAAGTTCGTGTCGGATTCGGATCATCCGTTGAGCTCCCTCAAGTTCGAAATTGCTCCGACTCGCGCGCTCAAGGCTTCGATTAATGCTAAAAAGCAGCTTGTTGTTTCGACTCCGGACAAGTACTGGAGTGGCTCTGAAAAGATTCGCCTTGATGTGACGGACCCGGAAGGTGCAAGAGCTTCTCAGCAGATTGAATTCAGTGTGACTCCGGTGAACGACCCGCCGGTGATTGTGAAGGATATTCCTGGCCAAAAGATCAAGGAAAAGGAAAGATTCACGATGGTGGACTTGACCCAGATCGTTAAGGATCCGGACAACAAGCCTAATGAACTCAAGTGGTCTGTAGCTGGAAATAACGAACTCACTGTGGATATCAAGAATGGACGTGCAACAGTGACTACGCCGAATCCGAACTGGTTCGGTAAGGAAACGCTCACGTTTACGGTCATGGACCCGGCTGGTGATAAGCAGTCTACCAAGGCTACATTCGAAGTGGTTCCGGTGAACGACCCGCCGAAGTTTAAACCAGTTCCGCCGCAAGTCATTGAAGAAAAGAAGACGTTCCCGGCTATCGACTTGGCTAAGTTTGTGACGGACCCGGATAACTCCCTTGCTGAACTCAAGTGGTCCATTGATGGTGAAAATCCGTTTGCTTCTTCTGCTTCGACAAAGTCCCACAAGAAGGACAAGAAAAAAGACAAGAAGAAAAAGAAGCATGTTGAAGAAGAACCTGCTCCGAAGTTCGGAAAGCATGAACTCAAGTACAATATTAGTGACAGGGGTATTCTCACGGTTGAAATCCCGGACAAGTATTGGAATGGCACAGAAACGATAACTGTCAACGTGTATGACCCGAGCAAGGAAAAGGCTTCTACAGAAATTCGCTTTACGGTGAAGTCTGTGAACGACGTTCCGGTTGTGAAGGAAATTCCGGGACAGACGACTCTTGAAGGCAAGGCTTTCAAGTCTATCAATCTTGATGACTATGTAACAGATCCGGACCACAAGAAGAGCGAAATCAGATGGACCGTTTCTGGCGCTAAGAACCTCGATGTGAGAATCAACGGTTCTCATGTGGCTGAAATCAAGCCGAGAAGAGATAACTGGTTTGGTGACGAAACGATTATCTTTACGGCTACTGACCCGGCTGGCGGTA
It encodes the following:
- a CDS encoding tandem-95 repeat protein; the encoded protein is MNKLKMSMATLLASASVIATSSFAQNPAPAAPAPQPAPAPAAPVNEPAPEPAPAVANEAPQIGGIPGESILEGGVFSKIKLDNFVTDDMDQPSQIRWKASGNKNLRVTITPDHTVEIVTPNPLWNGSEDITFTATDSRGASASETVNFTVESVNNPPVVSQIPSQVIEEGKLFAKVRLDDFVNDPDHKKDQITWDTEIVPAGGPQADGDLSVTIDGNRVATIVVPDKHWYGAARIKFIANDPDYGSDNKTAAFTVSPINDPPVFTKKIPDQIIDEKNQFDMISLVDYVNDPDDDVMKLKWAVSGNKDLKIELDKYGSAIVTIPNEYWNGQERVTFIVTDAAGASAKQDVLFKVNSQNDAPEFIQNIPDQTIDEKQEFAPIQLGQYVKDPDHRIEMLKWAVSGAKDLKVSVSGGVATIRIPNKMWNGSESIKFKATDPEGASAESEAMFTVNSVNDLPKFIRPIPNQNINEKQQFTKIKLDDFVKDEDHKNSELSWDVEVKHQGQMPETGTLNVSIDEQHVATVEIPDPSWFGNTIATFTVMDPEGGSAKQDVALNVRSVNDPPIFKKIADQTIDEKNEFSSFILDDYLSDADHDFSKLKVEVTGNRDLKVNIDNRSHEVSVKIPHEQWNGSETLTFTATDPEGARATTNAKFTVKAINDPPVMRDIREQTIKEKGEFQPVELDNYVEDPDHAKNRLKWTITGNKELKVAVDGGHNARITPPSAQWHGAEAITFKVCDPDNACDERTVNFTVESVNDLPVFVRQVMPQSIREKGQFQPIKLGDMVKDMDNKLSELTFAVSSKPAAGSKKRESELKVNIDANKVATIVIPNKYWNGAEEITFTVTDPEGAKATSSALFTVESVNDLPEIKQVADQTIQEKGEFKPFNVSELISDPDDRFEDLKVDFTGNKDLKVEMSKTGMVTVKTPNKMWNGAEKITFTVTDAAGAKARTTATFTVVSVNDPPIMKEIASQTVKEKESFKPIELDNFVEDLDHAKNRLKWKFEGNKDLRISMDPTHKVTVTPPNVSWNGSEKIRFTVTDPDGASDSKEVTFTVLSVNDAPEFVRDLRDQSIDEKKQFQPIKLADFVKDPDHKISELKWTFKVSPISQGSKKKGKDDGEETSGLRVTVDAAGVATVNIPNKYWHGAANITFTATDPEGASASKTARFEVRSVNDAPVIAATAPTGETILEGGRFKTIDLSTLADDPDHPASSLKWEVSGNRDLKVDIRKDNTVIISVPDKQWSGKENMTFSVTDPEGAYARHKMLFEVTRVNDPPAFVKRIPDQKIKEKETFKQIKLDEFVKDPDNKPNELRWKITGAKQLKAEISPSRVLTVTAPNKDFWCAPEMMILEVSDPDGAKTSQSITFEITSVNDPPVLRDIPPQRIREKGQFKDIDLSKLVRDPDNALDQLSWSVKVNKPESEAKKSKKGKKGKKDDDDEDEPVVKDPFSVVIYKGGLAHIEIADKYWHGERNVMFTVKDPDGATDSKTVNFVVESVNDAPAIRPILAQTIKEKEQFEPIDLTKFVSDSDHPLSSLKFEIAPTRALKASINAKKQLVVSTPDKYWSGSEKIRLDVTDPEGARASQQIEFSVTPVNDPPVIVKDIPGQKIKEKERFTMVDLTQIVKDPDNKPNELKWSVAGNNELTVDIKNGRATVTTPNPNWFGKETLTFTVMDPAGDKQSTKATFEVVPVNDPPKFKPVPPQVIEEKKTFPAIDLAKFVTDPDNSLAELKWSIDGENPFASSASTKSHKKDKKKDKKKKKHVEEEPAPKFGKHELKYNISDRGILTVEIPDKYWNGTETITVNVYDPSKEKASTEIRFTVKSVNDVPVVKEIPGQTTLEGKAFKSINLDDYVTDPDHKKSEIRWTVSGAKNLDVRINGSHVAEIKPRRDNWFGDETIIFTATDPAGGTDKSVVKFFVKHVNAPPVMRDIPDFTIRENQNEGVIATIKLDQYARDKDHNFDDLKWKFTGQKQLQVTYDKAKKTVIVAQPYSHWKGKPERITFTVTDPDGGTAHKTATFTVIAVNNPPEAKPLSYQTREGEVLKVPALSGLMSAAKDPDGDKLEAVKVVMKPRNGRIVLNEKNGSFEYTPNKGFSGIDEFTYKVFDPSGLGSKVTNVEINVSFKPKDVRGNAKKK
- a CDS encoding M23 family metallopeptidase, with protein sequence MQRKVLENLYNQGGFTLFAISDEDVLPTEALHKFALALNAGARFVVIDFSGKRPLTGNAPFQAIDLSQRNLTTDDIDQIYTAGESVTFAGPKAIPTTDAEYRTLYHNIKRLEKIAPQVIGIISLEQVENVGNLISMARLLIVNVTGMSARTAAAFIEDVKEAQKIELLWLSKERPIRRSYPKARKAVRRSVNVSKLSFKEQPEEFARIAKKIHKVSILTKNPLDGFPRIIRNFFPLLLLFVIVAPFLFVTDIDRSDSNIRDRIQERNQLSVAPSFEYTFDGVETMQRIARYAIGRFDAIITNEKMIKNYVAKTLEDNGFGVTSWEKGNLNIPPKGTTIRFSRPDEIKRPASADTIGAAWKYWTSVISDSIAYITEFYHEKATPTQRKHNGIDVASRQGARILAPFGAKAWTSRDERGGVIIALVRKEDVILFMHCDKLLYLNGQEVMPGDPIATVGTTGHTTGPHAHIVTGLVSKKGQKRIGNVRYDVIDPIKWFYKFKPTSK